The proteins below come from a single Agromyces flavus genomic window:
- a CDS encoding MBL fold metallo-hydrolase, with product MLKQIAEGVLVHESEFIQSNSVIVEGAEGVLVVDPGITSGELATIAADLRDLGTPVAAGFSTHPDWDHVLWVDAFGGAPRYGTAGCAAALEQLLAQDDWKEQVAEGLPPEYAEDIPMHLLGLVTGLPAGATRIPWGGPEVRILEHRAHAPGHAALLVEERSVLVAGDMLSDILMPFLDLQAADPIGDYLAALRRFETVADDVDAVVPGHGSVGGAEEFRARIELDRAYVEALRDGAQPDDPRIAPTGPLYWLADVHEWQVERINERRQTETPR from the coding sequence ATGCTGAAGCAGATCGCCGAGGGCGTTCTCGTGCACGAGAGCGAGTTCATCCAGAGCAACTCCGTGATCGTCGAGGGTGCAGAGGGCGTGCTGGTCGTCGATCCCGGCATCACGAGCGGGGAGCTGGCGACCATCGCCGCCGACCTTCGCGACCTGGGCACGCCCGTCGCGGCAGGCTTCTCGACGCATCCGGACTGGGATCACGTGCTCTGGGTCGACGCCTTCGGCGGCGCGCCCCGCTACGGCACAGCCGGGTGCGCCGCCGCGCTCGAGCAGCTGCTCGCGCAGGACGACTGGAAGGAGCAGGTGGCCGAGGGGCTGCCACCCGAGTACGCCGAGGACATTCCGATGCACCTGCTCGGCCTCGTCACCGGCCTTCCCGCCGGCGCCACGCGGATCCCCTGGGGCGGACCCGAGGTCCGCATTCTCGAGCATCGGGCGCACGCCCCCGGCCATGCCGCGCTGCTGGTGGAGGAGCGAAGCGTGCTCGTGGCTGGCGACATGCTCTCGGACATCCTGATGCCCTTCCTCGACCTGCAGGCTGCGGATCCCATCGGTGACTACCTCGCCGCGCTGCGCCGGTTCGAGACCGTGGCCGACGACGTCGACGCCGTCGTTCCGGGTCATGGCTCGGTCGGCGGCGCCGAGGAGTTCCGCGCACGCATCGAGCTCGATCGCGCCTACGTGGAAGCCCTGCGCGACGGAGCGCAGCCCGACGACCCGCGGATCGCGCCGACGGGCCCGCTGTACTGGCTGGCCGACGTGCACGAGTGGCAGGTCGAGCGGATCAACGAACGGCGACAGACCGAGACGCCTCGATAG
- a CDS encoding NAD(P)-binding protein, whose amino-acid sequence MAHVVRADYLVVGAGATGMAFTDALIEHAGRATVALVDRRQGVGGHWLEAYPFVRLHQASAFYGVASTLLGGGRLQHRGPEAGLQERATRAEICAYYEDILADRLLESGRVEFFPGCDVLDDGRTFVSRVSGERFTVSERCRVVDAHYLAPGIPAELTPPFVVADDARVVPVNELAHLDEPASQYVIVGSGKTATDACVWLLGRGVDPGAICWVRPRDPWMLNRAVVQPDPAIFLGMVADTMQAAEAASSLSDLFLRLEDAGVMLRIDRTVEPTMARTPTLATWELDLLRSIEDVQRHDHLAAVARGRLEFADGAVVRVADALVVHCAGEGLRMRPLIPVWTPEAITLQPIRSGFPCFGAALVGFVEATRDDDPEKNRLCPPSPYPDSTAEWARMTVIGARSAASFASEPDISAWADGVALNPARIPPESPRTTELGDALDRLQAHRSQGLARLAELAGIA is encoded by the coding sequence GTGGCCCACGTGGTCCGGGCGGACTATCTCGTCGTGGGCGCCGGCGCCACCGGAATGGCGTTCACCGACGCCCTGATCGAGCACGCCGGCCGTGCGACCGTGGCACTCGTGGACCGTCGTCAGGGCGTGGGCGGCCATTGGCTCGAGGCATACCCGTTCGTGCGCCTGCATCAGGCCTCGGCCTTCTACGGCGTCGCATCGACGCTCCTCGGCGGTGGCCGCCTGCAACACCGCGGACCCGAGGCGGGTCTCCAGGAGCGCGCCACACGCGCCGAGATCTGTGCCTACTACGAGGACATCCTCGCCGACCGCCTGCTCGAGTCGGGCCGCGTCGAGTTCTTCCCGGGTTGCGACGTGCTCGACGACGGCCGCACGTTCGTCTCCCGGGTGTCGGGCGAGCGGTTCACCGTGTCTGAGCGATGCCGGGTCGTCGACGCCCATTACCTCGCCCCGGGCATCCCGGCCGAGCTGACGCCGCCGTTCGTCGTGGCCGACGACGCCCGGGTCGTGCCAGTCAACGAGCTGGCCCACCTCGACGAACCGGCGAGTCAGTACGTCATCGTCGGCTCGGGCAAGACCGCGACCGACGCGTGCGTGTGGCTGCTCGGACGCGGGGTCGATCCCGGTGCGATCTGCTGGGTGCGGCCACGCGACCCGTGGATGCTGAACCGCGCGGTCGTGCAGCCCGACCCGGCGATCTTCCTCGGCATGGTCGCCGACACGATGCAGGCGGCGGAGGCCGCTTCCTCCCTGTCCGACCTCTTCCTCAGGCTCGAGGACGCGGGCGTCATGCTGCGAATCGACAGGACCGTCGAGCCGACGATGGCGCGCACGCCGACGCTCGCGACGTGGGAGCTCGACCTGCTGCGTTCCATCGAGGACGTGCAGCGGCACGATCACCTCGCGGCGGTCGCGCGCGGTCGACTCGAGTTCGCAGACGGCGCGGTCGTGCGCGTCGCCGACGCCCTGGTGGTGCACTGCGCAGGCGAGGGGTTGCGAATGCGGCCGCTCATCCCCGTCTGGACGCCGGAGGCGATCACGCTCCAGCCGATCCGCTCGGGCTTCCCATGCTTCGGGGCGGCTCTCGTGGGCTTCGTCGAGGCGACGCGCGACGACGATCCCGAGAAGAACCGCCTGTGCCCGCCGTCTCCGTATCCCGACTCGACCGCCGAGTGGGCGCGGATGACGGTGATCGGCGCGCGCTCGGCCGCCTCATTCGCCTCCGAGCCCGACATCTCGGCCTGGGCGGATGGCGTCGCCCTCAACCCAGCGCGGATCCCGCCCGAGTCCCCGCGCACCACCGAGCTCGGCGACGCGCTCGATCGCCTGCAGGCCCACCGGTCGCAGGGGCTCGCGCGGCTCGCCGAGCTGGCCGGAATCGCGTGA